One segment of Dehalococcoidia bacterium DNA contains the following:
- the rplE gene encoding 50S ribosomal protein L5: MQDGYVPRLKQLYREQVVPALMREFGYRNVMEVPRLVKISVNVGLGEAVQNPKAVEAATNDIALITGQKPVVTRAKKSIAAFKVRRGMPIGIMVTLRGDRMWEFLDRLINAALPRIRDFPGVPPDSFDGRGNYSLGIREQIIFPEIEYDKIDKVRGLQVNIITTARTDEEGKRLLELLGMPFARRR; encoded by the coding sequence ATGCAGGACGGATACGTGCCCCGGCTCAAACAGTTATATAGGGAGCAGGTGGTGCCCGCCCTCATGCGGGAGTTCGGGTATCGCAACGTCATGGAGGTGCCCCGCCTGGTGAAGATATCGGTCAATGTGGGGTTGGGGGAGGCGGTCCAGAACCCCAAGGCGGTGGAGGCGGCCACCAACGATATCGCCCTCATCACGGGCCAGAAGCCGGTGGTCACCCGGGCCAAGAAGTCCATAGCTGCCTTCAAGGTGCGCCGAGGGATGCCCATTGGCATCATGGTCACCCTGCGCGGCGACCGCATGTGGGAGTTCCTGGACCGGCTCATCAACGCCGCCCTGCCGCGCATCCGCGACTTCCCGGGGGTGCCGCCCGACTCCTTCGATGGGCGCGGCAACTACTCCTTAGGCATAAGGGAGCAGATCATCTTCCCCGAGATCGAGTATGACAAGATCGATAAGGTGCGGGGGCTGCAGGTGAACATCATCACCACCGCCCGCACCGACGAGGAGGGGAAGAGGCTGCTGGAGCTTTTGGGCATGCCCTTCGCCAGGAGGCGCTAG
- the rpsD gene encoding 30S ribosomal protein S4 encodes MARYTGPVCRLCRRVGQKLYLKGEKCYTAKCPFEKRPYWPGQHGPQRRQRLSDRGIQLREKQKARYIYGMLERQFRRFFAEARRQKGPTGENLIKLLERRLDNIVYRLGWASSRAQARQMVRHGHIAVNGRKCDIPSMMLRPGDVVSWTPKGQITALFQEAKELMGSRALPSWLSLDEAQMVGRVVGEPRPEEIPVPFNTSSIVEYYSR; translated from the coding sequence ATGGCCAGATACACCGGACCCGTGTGCCGCCTCTGTCGTCGCGTGGGCCAGAAGCTCTACCTGAAAGGGGAGAAATGCTATACAGCCAAGTGCCCCTTCGAGAAGAGGCCTTACTGGCCGGGCCAGCATGGACCCCAGCGGCGCCAGCGGCTCTCTGACCGCGGCATCCAGTTACGGGAGAAGCAAAAGGCCCGCTACATCTACGGCATGCTGGAGAGGCAGTTCCGTCGTTTCTTCGCCGAGGCCCGCCGGCAGAAGGGGCCCACGGGAGAGAACCTCATCAAGCTCCTGGAGAGGCGACTGGACAACATCGTGTACCGTCTGGGGTGGGCCTCCTCAAGGGCCCAGGCCCGGCAGATGGTGCGCCACGGCCACATCGCCGTCAATGGCCGAAAGTGCGACATACCGTCCATGATGCTGCGGCCGGGGGACGTAGTCTCCTGGACGCCTAAGGGCCAGATAACTGCCCTCTTCCAGGAGGCCAAGGAGCTTATGGGCTCCCGTGCCCTTCCCTCGTGGCTGAGCCTGGACGAGGCCCAGATGGTAGGGCGTGTGGTGGGGGAGCCGCGGCCGGAGGAGATACCCGTCCCCTTCAACACGTCCTCCATCGTGGAGTACTACTCGCGATAG
- the rplO gene encoding 50S ribosomal protein L15 — protein MQAHQLRPPAGAKHRRKRVGRGDASGHGSYSGRGIKGQKARTGAGVPPWFEGGQTRLVKRLPHKKGFVNIFRVQFQVVNVRDLNRFPPGTEVTPQLLRQHRLIADPRKPVKVLGDGELKVPLMVRAHRFTATAKEKIEAAGGQAMEVEG, from the coding sequence ATGCAGGCCCATCAGCTGCGCCCGCCGGCGGGGGCCAAACACCGCCGCAAGAGGGTGGGCAGGGGCGATGCCTCTGGCCACGGCAGCTACTCGGGGCGCGGCATCAAGGGGCAGAAGGCACGCACCGGCGCTGGCGTCCCCCCTTGGTTCGAGGGTGGGCAGACCCGTCTGGTGAAGCGACTCCCCCATAAGAAGGGGTTCGTCAACATCTTCCGCGTCCAGTTCCAAGTGGTCAATGTGCGAGACCTCAACCGCTTCCCGCCGGGGACGGAGGTCACCCCCCAGCTGCTACGTCAGCACCGCCTCATCGCCGACCCGCGCAAGCCGGTGAAGGTGCTGGGGGACGGGGAGTTGAAGGTGCCCCTGATGGTGAGGGCCCATCGGTTCACGGCCACAGCCAAGGAGAAGATCGAGGCTGCTGGTGGGCAGGCCATGGAGGTGGAAGGATGA
- the rplX gene encoding 50S ribosomal protein L24, whose amino-acid sequence MAQKIRREDRVVVIRGRDRGKVGTVRQVKPREQRIVVEGVNVIKRHLRSLPNRPGGIVERESPIHWSKVKLICPACQKATRVGFRRLEDGRKVRYCKKCNANID is encoded by the coding sequence ATGGCCCAGAAGATCAGGCGGGAAGACCGGGTGGTGGTCATCCGGGGGCGCGACCGGGGCAAGGTGGGGACGGTGCGGCAGGTCAAGCCGCGGGAGCAGCGCATCGTGGTGGAGGGGGTAAATGTCATCAAGCGCCACCTGCGCAGCCTGCCCAACCGCCCTGGGGGCATAGTGGAGCGGGAGTCCCCCATTCACTGGTCCAAGGTGAAGCTCATCTGCCCCGCCTGCCAGAAGGCCACCAGGGTGGGGTTCCGCCGTCTGGAGGATGGGCGGAAGGTGCGCTATTGTAAGAAGTGCAACGCCAACATCGATTGA
- the rpmJ gene encoding 50S ribosomal protein L36 produces the protein MKVRPSVKRRCAKCKVVRRKGVVYIVCENPRHKQRQG, from the coding sequence ATGAAGGTGCGGCCATCGGTGAAACGCCGCTGCGCCAAGTGCAAGGTGGTACGGCGCAAGGGCGTGGTATACATCGTGTGCGAGAACCCGCGTCATAAGCAGAGGCAGGGATAG
- the rpsK gene encoding 30S ribosomal protein S11 has translation MAQRKTGGRRRERKNVPVGRAYIQSTFNNTIVTLTDLQGNVIAWASGGTVGFKGSRKGTPYAASLAAEAAARKAMEHGMRQVEVLVKGPGGGREPAIRALQAAGLQITAIRDVTPIPHNGCRPPKRRRI, from the coding sequence ATGGCACAGCGCAAGACGGGCGGTCGCAGGCGCGAGCGCAAGAACGTCCCTGTGGGCCGGGCGTACATACAGTCCACCTTCAACAACACCATCGTCACCCTCACCGATTTGCAGGGAAACGTCATCGCCTGGGCCAGCGGGGGCACGGTGGGCTTTAAGGGGTCGCGCAAGGGCACGCCCTATGCTGCCAGTCTGGCTGCCGAGGCGGCGGCCCGCAAGGCCATGGAGCACGGCATGCGCCAGGTGGAGGTGCTGGTCAAGGGGCCGGGGGGCGGGCGGGAGCCCGCCATCCGCGCCCTGCAGGCGGCTGGGCTCCAGATCACGGCCATCAGGGATGTGACCCCTATCCCCCACAACGGTTGCCGACCGCCCAAGCGGCGTCGCATTTAG
- a CDS encoding type Z 30S ribosomal protein S14, which yields MTRKALYIKTFMREPKFRVRHRNRCRLCGRPRAYMRMFGLCRICFRKLAHEGQLPGVQKASW from the coding sequence ATGACCAGGAAGGCGCTTTATATCAAGACCTTCATGAGGGAGCCCAAGTTCCGGGTGCGGCACCGCAACCGCTGTCGGCTGTGTGGCCGCCCCCGGGCGTACATGCGCATGTTCGGGCTCTGTCGCATCTGCTTCCGCAAGCTGGCCCACGAGGGGCAGCTGCCAGGAGTCCAGAAGGCGAGCTGGTGA
- the rplR gene encoding 50S ribosomal protein L18, with amino-acid sequence MKVKTRREARIRRHLRVRKKVVGTPQRPRLCVFRSHKHIYAQIIDDTRGHTLVAASDLDPGLRTQVAGMPKRERAALVGQLVARRALEKGISQVVFDRGGYKYHGRVKALAEAARQAGLQF; translated from the coding sequence ATGAAGGTGAAGACCAGACGAGAGGCGCGCATCAGACGCCACCTGCGGGTGCGGAAGAAGGTGGTGGGCACCCCCCAGCGTCCCCGCCTCTGTGTCTTTCGCAGCCACAAGCACATATACGCCCAGATCATCGATGACACCCGTGGCCACACCCTGGTAGCGGCCTCCGATTTGGATCCAGGCCTTCGCACCCAGGTGGCGGGCATGCCCAAGAGGGAGCGGGCGGCCCTAGTGGGCCAGCTGGTGGCCCGCCGCGCCCTGGAGAAAGGCATCTCCCAGGTGGTGTTCGACCGCGGCGGCTATAAGTATCATGGACGGGTGAAGGCCCTGGCCGAGGCGGCCCGCCAGGCGGGGCTCCAGTTCTAG
- the rpsQ gene encoding 30S ribosomal protein S17, with product MAVERGYGRRKVLEGVVVSDKMQKTVVVAVERLTRHPIYKKTIRKVKKYKAHDEENACRVGDRVRIVETRPLSKTKRWRVVEILQRAELVEVPAEAVDLELLGEKEEGKGGEGP from the coding sequence ATGGCTGTGGAGCGGGGCTACGGCCGCCGCAAGGTCCTGGAGGGGGTGGTGGTGAGCGATAAGATGCAGAAGACGGTGGTGGTAGCCGTGGAGCGGCTTACCCGCCACCCCATCTACAAGAAGACCATTCGCAAGGTCAAGAAGTATAAGGCCCACGACGAGGAGAACGCCTGTAGGGTAGGGGACAGGGTGCGCATTGTAGAGACCCGCCCCCTCTCTAAAACCAAACGGTGGCGGGTGGTGGAGATCTTGCAGCGGGCGGAGCTGGTGGAGGTGCCCGCCGAGGCGGTGGACCTGGAGCTGCTGGGGGAGAAGGAGGAGGGCAAGGGAGGTGAGGGCCCATGA
- the rplN gene encoding 50S ribosomal protein L14, producing MIQNYTRLKVADNSGAREIMCFRVLGGSAKRYAGLGDIIVASVKDALPNAPIKKGDVVRAVVVRVAKTTRRRDGTYIKFDDNAAVILSQDGRNPRGTRVFGPVARELREKGFMKIISLAPEVV from the coding sequence ATGATCCAGAACTATACCCGGCTGAAGGTGGCCGACAACTCTGGCGCCCGTGAGATCATGTGCTTCCGCGTCCTCGGCGGCTCCGCCAAGAGGTATGCCGGCCTGGGTGATATCATCGTCGCCTCCGTCAAGGACGCCCTCCCCAATGCCCCCATCAAGAAGGGGGACGTGGTGCGGGCGGTGGTGGTGAGGGTGGCCAAGACCACCCGCCGCCGTGATGGCACCTACATCAAGTTCGACGACAACGCAGCCGTCATCCTCTCCCAGGACGGCCGCAACCCCCGTGGCACCCGCGTCTTCGGGCCCGTGGCCCGTGAGCTGCGGGAGAAGGGGTTCATGAAGATCATCTCCCTCGCTCCGGAGGTGGTGTAG
- the rpsE gene encoding 30S ribosomal protein S5 — translation MGIPLRYIANRDRVVKDASGLELQERTIHINRVAKMMAGGRRFHFTALVVVGDGQGHVGVAMGKATEVPEAIRKASTMARKYLIRVPLKDGTVPHPLLVKYGASKVLIKPAPPGTGLIAGGAMRPVLELAGVKDAVCKALGSTNPINLAKATILALSSIKEPEEVKAQRARVASEAIPTQVEG, via the coding sequence ATGGGGATACCTCTTAGGTACATCGCCAACCGCGACCGCGTAGTGAAGGATGCCTCGGGCCTGGAGCTGCAGGAGCGGACCATCCATATCAACCGGGTGGCCAAGATGATGGCCGGAGGGCGCCGCTTCCACTTCACGGCCCTGGTGGTGGTGGGCGATGGCCAGGGGCACGTGGGGGTGGCCATGGGCAAGGCCACAGAGGTGCCGGAGGCCATCAGGAAGGCCTCCACCATGGCGCGCAAGTATCTCATCCGTGTCCCCCTCAAGGACGGCACCGTGCCCCACCCCCTGTTGGTGAAATATGGCGCCTCCAAGGTGCTCATCAAGCCAGCGCCTCCCGGTACCGGCCTCATCGCTGGGGGGGCTATGCGCCCTGTCCTGGAGCTGGCGGGCGTGAAGGATGCCGTATGCAAGGCCTTAGGCAGCACCAACCCCATAAACCTGGCCAAGGCCACTATCCTCGCCCTTAGCAGCATCAAGGAGCCGGAGGAGGTAAAGGCCCAGCGGGCCAGGGTGGCGAGCGAGGCCATCCCCACACAGGTGGAGGGCTGA
- the rpsH gene encoding 30S ribosomal protein S8, translating to MMTDPIADMLARIRNAVMARHDYVDVPASRIKLEMVRILKREGFIKGYEVREEGPKKTIRIHLAYTENGEPLITGLQRVSKPGLRVYVKRGQIPRVYGGLGIAILSTSQGVMTGQEAWRRRLGGEVLCYVW from the coding sequence ATGATGACCGACCCCATAGCTGATATGCTGGCCCGCATCCGCAATGCGGTGATGGCCAGGCACGACTATGTGGATGTGCCTGCCTCCCGCATCAAGTTGGAGATGGTGCGTATCCTCAAGCGGGAGGGGTTCATAAAGGGTTACGAGGTGCGGGAGGAGGGGCCCAAGAAGACCATCCGCATCCACCTGGCCTACACCGAGAATGGGGAGCCTCTCATCACCGGGCTGCAGCGAGTGAGCAAACCGGGGCTTCGTGTCTACGTCAAAAGGGGCCAGATCCCCAGGGTGTATGGTGGCTTGGGCATCGCCATCCTCTCCACCTCCCAGGGGGTGATGACCGGGCAGGAGGCCTGGCGCCGCCGCCTGGGAGGGGAGGTCCTCTGCTACGTTTGGTAG
- the secY gene encoding preprotein translocase subunit SecY, which produces MTATATRQPQLLRAAVEALLQPDLRRRLLFVMAMLVVFRFLANLPVPGANPAVFQELFRGNAILGFLNLFSGGALQHMSVASMGVYPYVTAAIVMQLLVPLVPTLRALAQEGEYGRRQIEIYTHWLTVPMALVQGYGQLILIQSLAPGAIQVGFTGDKALPTVTILATMTAGTMFLVWLGELITEKGIGNGISIIIFAGIVAGLPEYVGTRLFAGLGGTILSTLGLGLFIVGLVYLIVVFQEAQRRIPVQYSRSVFRGGRMYRQSGQTYIPLRVNSVGMIPLIFAFSMVLLPAYGGQVLAQNNNQVIAKMGQWLQDVFSPSNPLYWLLVFFSVVIFTFFYTLVIFQQQNLAENLQRQGGFIPGIRPGKPTEEYINRVLMRITWAGALFLGFVAVSPFIAALLFGADVSLRGRSFAFGISASGLIIVVGVALDMMRQLEAHVLMRRYEGFIR; this is translated from the coding sequence ATGACGGCCACCGCCACCCGCCAGCCCCAGCTTTTGCGGGCTGCGGTGGAGGCCCTCCTCCAGCCCGACCTGCGCCGGCGCCTCCTGTTCGTCATGGCCATGCTGGTGGTGTTCCGCTTTCTGGCCAACCTGCCCGTCCCGGGCGCCAACCCGGCGGTGTTCCAGGAGCTGTTCCGTGGCAACGCCATCCTGGGCTTCCTCAACCTCTTCTCGGGGGGCGCCCTGCAGCACATGAGCGTGGCCTCCATGGGTGTCTACCCCTATGTGACGGCGGCCATCGTCATGCAGCTCCTGGTGCCTTTGGTGCCCACCCTGCGGGCCCTGGCCCAGGAGGGGGAATACGGGCGGCGCCAGATCGAGATCTATACCCACTGGCTGACGGTACCCATGGCCCTGGTGCAGGGCTACGGCCAGCTCATCCTCATCCAGAGCCTAGCGCCGGGGGCTATCCAGGTGGGGTTCACGGGCGACAAGGCCCTGCCCACCGTCACCATCCTCGCCACCATGACCGCTGGCACCATGTTCCTGGTGTGGCTGGGGGAACTCATCACTGAGAAGGGGATCGGCAACGGCATCTCCATCATCATCTTCGCCGGTATCGTGGCCGGATTGCCCGAGTACGTGGGGACCCGCTTGTTCGCTGGCCTTGGGGGCACCATCCTGAGCACCCTAGGGCTGGGCCTTTTCATCGTGGGCCTTGTGTACCTCATTGTGGTGTTCCAGGAGGCCCAGAGGCGCATACCGGTGCAGTACTCGCGCAGCGTGTTCCGGGGCGGGCGCATGTACCGCCAGTCGGGCCAGACGTATATCCCCTTGCGGGTCAACTCGGTGGGGATGATACCGCTCATCTTCGCCTTCTCCATGGTCCTGCTGCCCGCTTATGGGGGGCAGGTGTTGGCTCAGAACAACAACCAGGTCATCGCCAAGATGGGCCAATGGCTTCAGGACGTCTTCTCTCCTAGCAACCCCCTGTACTGGCTGCTGGTGTTCTTCAGCGTGGTCATCTTCACCTTCTTCTACACGCTGGTCATCTTCCAGCAGCAGAACCTGGCCGAGAACCTGCAGCGCCAGGGGGGCTTTATCCCTGGCATCCGGCCTGGGAAGCCCACCGAGGAGTACATAAACCGGGTGCTCATGCGCATCACATGGGCGGGGGCCCTCTTTTTGGGCTTTGTAGCCGTCTCCCCCTTCATTGCCGCCCTTCTCTTCGGTGCGGACGTGAGCCTGCGGGGGCGGAGCTTCGCCTTCGGCATCAGCGCCAGCGGGCTCATCATCGTGGTGGGGGTGGCCTTGGACATGATGCGCCAGCTGGAGGCCCATGTGCTGATGCGCCGCTACGAAGGGTTCATCCGGTAG
- the rplF gene encoding 50S ribosomal protein L6, translating into MSRVGRKPVPIPAGVQVQVEGQRVTVRGPKGELSWEVDPSIEVQVEDGRVVVRRSGDQPRLRALHGLTRALINNMVIGVSQGFEKRLELVGVGYRAQMQGRKLVLSVGYSHPVEIEPPPDVDIRVEGTTQIVVSGIDKQKVGQVAADIRAVRPPEPYKGKGILYVGEVIRRKAGKGARGR; encoded by the coding sequence ATGTCGCGCGTAGGGCGTAAGCCGGTGCCCATCCCAGCAGGGGTACAGGTGCAGGTGGAAGGCCAGCGCGTCACGGTGCGCGGACCTAAGGGAGAGCTCTCCTGGGAGGTGGACCCATCCATAGAGGTGCAGGTGGAGGACGGGCGGGTAGTGGTGCGCCGCTCCGGGGATCAGCCCCGCCTAAGGGCCTTGCACGGCCTCACCCGTGCCCTCATCAACAACATGGTCATCGGCGTCTCCCAGGGCTTCGAGAAGAGGCTGGAGCTGGTGGGTGTGGGCTACCGGGCCCAGATGCAGGGGCGCAAGCTGGTTCTCAGCGTAGGCTACTCACACCCCGTGGAGATAGAGCCGCCCCCCGATGTGGATATAAGGGTGGAGGGCACCACCCAGATCGTGGTCAGCGGCATCGATAAACAGAAGGTAGGACAGGTGGCAGCCGACATCCGCGCCGTGCGCCCGCCGGAACCCTACAAAGGCAAGGGCATCCTTTACGTGGGCGAGGTCATCAGGCGGAAGGCTGGGAAGGGGGCCCGCGGCCGATGA
- a CDS encoding adenylate kinase, translating into MYVVLLGLPGAGKGTQAEFLCRRLGIGHLTTGEMFRDHIRRRTPLGQMAQPYVEGGQLVPDEVTIAMVVEELEGPRCGSGCLLDGFPRTLAQARALDEALARRGKAIDAVIYLRVPEEEVVRRLSGRWTCSQCGAVYHEVNSPPATPGVCDACGAPLYQREDDRPEVVRRRLEVNRRQLEELLDYYRRQGKLREVDGFKSIEEVQAELLEVLMGARRG; encoded by the coding sequence ATGTACGTAGTGCTTCTGGGCTTGCCGGGGGCGGGGAAGGGAACGCAGGCTGAGTTCCTCTGCCGTCGCTTGGGTATTGGCCACCTGACCACGGGCGAGATGTTCCGCGACCATATCCGCCGCCGCACCCCTTTGGGGCAGATGGCCCAGCCCTACGTGGAGGGAGGGCAGCTGGTGCCCGATGAGGTCACCATCGCCATGGTGGTGGAGGAGTTGGAGGGCCCGCGGTGCGGCAGCGGCTGCCTCTTGGACGGCTTCCCTCGCACCCTGGCCCAGGCGCGGGCCTTGGACGAGGCCCTGGCCCGGCGGGGGAAGGCCATCGACGCCGTCATATACCTGAGGGTGCCCGAGGAGGAGGTGGTGCGCCGCCTCTCCGGACGCTGGACGTGCTCCCAGTGTGGCGCCGTCTACCACGAGGTCAATTCGCCACCTGCTACCCCTGGGGTCTGTGACGCCTGTGGCGCCCCCCTCTACCAGCGGGAGGACGACCGCCCGGAGGTGGTGCGCCGCCGGCTGGAAGTCAACCGCCGCCAGCTGGAGGAGCTGCTGGACTACTATCGTCGCCAGGGCAAGCTGCGGGAGGTGGACGGCTTCAAGAGCATCGAGGAGGTGCAGGCGGAGCTTCTAGAGGTGCTGATGGGGGCTCGGAGGGGATAG
- the map gene encoding type I methionyl aminopeptidase — MPIVIKSDEEIAIMRKAGRCVAQVLQLLVEHVRPGVREKELDEIVRREFARRGVIPTFLGYRGYPATVCVSVNDEVVHGIPGDRPFQEGDIVSIDLGCTYKGFVADAAVTVGVGRISPEAQRLIDVTREALWRGIRAAKAGARVGAIGHAIQSYVESQGFSVVREYVGHGVGREMHEDPQVPNYGEPHWGPVLRKGMVIAIEPMVNMGHWRTRRDPDGWTVRTADGSLSAHFEHTIAITDGEPLVLTLP; from the coding sequence ATGCCCATCGTCATCAAGTCCGATGAGGAGATAGCCATCATGCGGAAGGCGGGTCGGTGTGTGGCCCAGGTGCTCCAGCTTTTAGTGGAGCATGTGCGTCCTGGCGTGCGGGAGAAGGAGTTGGATGAGATCGTACGCCGGGAATTCGCCCGCCGTGGCGTCATCCCCACCTTTCTGGGCTACAGGGGCTATCCGGCCACTGTTTGCGTATCCGTTAACGACGAGGTGGTCCACGGCATACCTGGAGACCGCCCCTTCCAGGAAGGGGACATCGTCAGCATAGACCTGGGGTGCACCTACAAAGGTTTTGTGGCCGATGCCGCCGTCACCGTGGGGGTGGGGCGCATAAGCCCTGAGGCGCAACGGCTTATCGACGTGACCCGGGAAGCCCTGTGGCGGGGCATCCGGGCAGCCAAGGCAGGGGCGCGGGTGGGGGCCATTGGCCATGCCATCCAGAGCTATGTGGAATCGCAGGGGTTCTCGGTGGTGCGGGAGTACGTGGGACACGGCGTGGGGAGGGAGATGCACGAGGACCCGCAGGTGCCTAACTATGGCGAACCCCATTGGGGCCCCGTCCTCCGCAAGGGGATGGTCATCGCCATCGAGCCCATGGTGAATATGGGCCACTGGCGCACCCGCCGCGACCCCGATGGCTGGACGGTGCGCACCGCCGATGGCAGCCTCTCGGCCCATTTCGAGCACACCATCGCCATCACCGATGGGGAGCCGCTAGTCCTCACCTTGCCATGA
- the rpsM gene encoding 30S ribosomal protein S13: MPRIAGVDVPSDKRVDVALSYIYGIGRSRALEICRGTGVDPAKKMRDLSDEELSRIREFIDRNYKVEGELRAEIRQNIQRLIEINCYRGIRHRRGLPVRGQRTRTNARTRKGPRKTVAGKRRAKVRK; this comes from the coding sequence ATGCCGCGCATCGCAGGCGTTGACGTCCCCAGTGATAAGCGGGTGGACGTAGCCCTAAGCTACATCTACGGCATCGGCCGCAGCCGTGCCCTGGAGATATGCCGGGGCACGGGGGTGGACCCGGCCAAGAAGATGCGCGATCTATCGGACGAGGAGCTCTCCCGCATCCGCGAGTTCATCGACCGCAACTACAAGGTAGAGGGGGAGCTGAGGGCGGAGATCCGCCAGAATATACAGCGGCTCATTGAGATCAACTGTTATAGGGGCATCAGGCACCGCCGTGGCCTGCCGGTGCGGGGGCAGAGGACGCGCACCAACGCCCGCACCCGGAAGGGGCCCCGCAAGACGGTGGCAGGGAAGCGGCGGGCTAAGGTCAGGAAGTAG
- a CDS encoding DNA-directed RNA polymerase subunit alpha, which yields MAQQELLELPEIEVKEDRASYARVEVAPLMPGFGITLGNALRRVLLSSLPGAAVTRVRIEGLLHEFSTIRHVKEDAIEFLLNVKQLRIRALAPRPGTIILDVGGREGEVTAAELRLPEHLEIVNPEQHLLTLDSPEAHVYAEMTVEIGRGFRPASQQNGLPIGVIAVDAVFSPVRKVSYQVEPMRVGQAANYDRLILEVWTDGTIEAVEAIRKAADILIDHLRIVSRLGRFSAPMVSRGIGAGLLLTDEQRNMPISELRLSIRTYNALRRTGIETVGQLLERTEEEILSLRNFGPKSYEELRQRLEELGILPARGKVSYAPSEGAPEVAEEMPLETMAEEEAEEELPATAAEEATVASSQEVEAGAPAEAAAQVSQEEQEVDPRLAKLQELKAKLEREE from the coding sequence TTGGCCCAGCAAGAGCTTCTGGAGCTGCCGGAGATCGAGGTAAAGGAGGACAGGGCGTCCTACGCACGGGTGGAGGTGGCCCCCCTGATGCCTGGCTTTGGCATCACCCTGGGCAATGCCCTGCGCCGCGTCCTCCTAAGCTCCCTACCCGGGGCGGCTGTCACCAGGGTGCGCATCGAGGGCCTTCTGCACGAGTTCTCCACCATACGCCATGTGAAGGAGGACGCCATCGAGTTCCTCCTCAACGTCAAGCAGCTGCGTATCCGGGCTTTGGCTCCTCGCCCTGGCACCATCATCCTAGACGTGGGGGGACGCGAGGGGGAGGTTACCGCTGCCGAGCTCCGGCTGCCGGAGCACCTGGAGATAGTCAACCCCGAACAGCACCTGCTGACCCTGGACTCGCCCGAGGCGCATGTGTATGCGGAGATGACGGTGGAGATTGGGCGCGGCTTTCGCCCCGCCAGCCAGCAGAACGGCCTGCCTATCGGCGTCATCGCCGTGGACGCCGTCTTCTCCCCCGTGAGGAAGGTCAGCTATCAGGTGGAGCCTATGCGTGTGGGGCAGGCCGCCAACTACGACCGCCTCATCCTGGAGGTGTGGACGGATGGCACCATCGAGGCGGTGGAGGCCATAAGGAAGGCGGCGGACATCCTCATAGATCATTTGCGCATCGTGTCCCGCCTCGGGCGGTTTTCGGCCCCTATGGTCTCTCGTGGCATCGGCGCTGGCCTCCTCCTGACCGATGAGCAGCGCAACATGCCCATAAGCGAGCTGCGCCTCTCCATCCGTACCTATAATGCCCTCCGCCGCACAGGCATCGAGACGGTGGGCCAGCTATTGGAGCGGACGGAGGAGGAGATCCTCTCCTTGCGCAACTTCGGCCCCAAGTCCTACGAGGAGTTGCGCCAGCGGCTGGAGGAGTTGGGCATCTTGCCGGCCAGGGGGAAGGTCTCCTATGCACCTTCGGAGGGTGCCCCTGAGGTAGCCGAAGAGATGCCATTGGAGACGATGGCTGAGGAGGAGGCCGAGGAAGAGCTCCCGGCGACAGCGGCTGAGGAGGCGACAGTGGCCTCCTCGCAAGAGGTGGAGGCCGGGGCGCCAGCGGAGGCAGCGGCCCAGGTCTCCCAGGAAGAGCAGGAGGTGGACCCCCGCCTGGCCAAACTGCAGGAGCTGAAGGCCAAACTAGAGCGGGAGGAGTAG
- the infA gene encoding translation initiation factor IF-1, giving the protein MAKKETIEVEGIVKEALPNAMFRVELPNGHMVLAHASGKMRMHFIRVLPGDRVLVELSPYDLSRGRITYRFRSGEEQS; this is encoded by the coding sequence ATGGCCAAAAAGGAGACTATCGAGGTAGAGGGCATCGTGAAGGAGGCCCTTCCCAATGCCATGTTCCGTGTGGAGCTCCCCAATGGGCATATGGTGCTGGCCCACGCCTCGGGCAAGATGCGCATGCACTTCATACGCGTCCTGCCGGGAGACCGGGTGCTGGTGGAGCTCTCCCCATATGACCTGAGCCGGGGGCGTATCACCTATCGCTTCCGCAGTGGTGAGGAGCAGTCATGA
- the rpmD gene encoding 50S ribosomal protein L30 has protein sequence MGKLRITWRKSAIGYSSDQKATVRALGLKRLGHQVVHEDTPAIRGMVFKVRHLVTVEEVEE, from the coding sequence ATGGGCAAGCTACGCATCACCTGGCGCAAGAGCGCCATCGGCTACTCAAGCGATCAGAAGGCCACCGTGCGGGCATTGGGGCTCAAGCGCCTGGGTCATCAGGTGGTGCATGAGGACACCCCGGCCATAAGGGGGATGGTCTTCAAGGTACGCCATCTGGTGACGGTGGAGGAGGTGGAGGAGTAA